A single window of Leishmania infantum JPCM5 genome chromosome 35 DNA harbors:
- the AAT11 gene encoding putative amino acid permease yields the protein MQRTPLVSSHGRSASPIVRFSSPHVKNVVRPKAVLTTLTLLGVIYTASISGGYGLEESVRAGGPLLSILLLCFIPFVWGIPVSLCVAELSCAIPSNAGPIMWVNCAFPSWMTLMTVLWTAFLNSVDNSLYPAVFADYCATLFHLGWLESALVKVIFLCICAVINVVGVALVGVLSVGIMFITILPFFVIFLLQLPHGLNWKRITYIPDSIDWAAFLPVVAWNFSGFDSAGNVIEEVQNPNPTFIRALIIMIAAALATYIPPILAGASAEKLSHVSFDQWGDGFWVKVGEAVGGTPMAATIMVGGTISTLGLMTTLLATTSRSLAGMGTLNAFPSFFSKWLEKYSDTYRTPVNAILVNTTVTCALSLCLTFQTLVQLDQVLYALRLIVILSSFLKLRLTQPLLERPYRAPGGKAAAVVLAGVPITFSAFLIAMTMTGGPFVFYSSVVLIAGTVVVSYITVRFFRSDGFEGSLVEEYEDADMSTYGTILEMESSEWRLLHQRHTFIDCPPRINVARLHA from the coding sequence ATGCAGCGGACGCCGCTGGTGTCGTCGCATGGTCGCAGCGCGTCTCCGATCGTGCGGTTCAGCAGCCCACACGTGAAAAATGTGGTGCGGCCCAAGGCAGTGCTGACGACGCTCACTCTGCTCGGGGTCATCTACACCGCCAGCATCAGCGGTGGCTACGGTCTTGAGGAATCCGTCAGGGCTGGCGGCCCGCTGCTGTCCATCCTCTTACTCTGCTTCATCCCGTTCGTCTGGGGCATTCCTGTGTCGCTGTGCGTGGCGGAGCTGTCCTGCGCTATTCCGTCGAATGCCGGACCGATCATGTGGGTCAACTGCGCCTTTCCGTCGTGGATGACGCTCATGACAGTGCTGTGGACAGCCTTTTTGAACTCCGTCGACAACAGCCTGTACCccgccgtcttcgccgaCTACTGCGCTACGCTGTTTCATCTCGGCTGGTTGGAAAGCGCGCTCGTGAAGGTCATCTTCCTGTGTATATGCGCCGTCATCAACGTCGTCGGCGTGGCGCTTGTTGGCGTCCTCAGCGTCGGCATCATGTTTATCACCATCCTGCCCTTCTTCGTAATCTTCTTGCTGCAGTTGCCGCACGGCCTCAACTGGAAGCGCATTACGTACATTCCGGACAGCATCGACTGGGCGGCGTTTCTCCCCGTCGTTGCGTGGAACTTCTCCGGCTTCGACTCGGCCGGTAACGTGATTGAGGAGGTGCAGAACCCGAACCCGACCTTCATCCGCGCGCTCATCATCATgatcgccgcggcgctggccaCGTACATCCCGCCCATTCTGGCTGGTGCCTCAGCCGAGAAGCTGAGCCACGTCAGCTTCGACCAGTGGGGCGATGGCTTCTGGGTGAAGGTCGGCGAGGCGGTTGGCGGGACCCCGATGGCAGCGACTATCATGGTCGGCGGCACCATCTCAACTCTTGGGCTCATGACCACCCTTCTGGCGACAACCTCGCGATCGCTGGCGGGCATGGGAACGCTGAACGCGTTTCCATCGTTTTTTTCAAAGTGGTTGGAGAAGTACTCGGACACCTACAGGACCCCGGTAAACGCCATCCTCGTCAACACCACTGTCACGTGcgctctgtctctctgcctgACCTTTCAAACGCTGGTGCAACTGGACCAGGTGCTCTACGCGTTGCGCCTCATCGTCATACTTTCTTCCTTCTTGAAACTGCGTCTCACACAGCCACTGCTAGAGCGTCCGTACCGGGCTCCTGGCGGCaaagctgccgccgtcgtcttgGCTGGTGTCCCCATCACCTTCAGCGCGTTTCTCATCGCCATGACCATGACGGGCGGACCATTCGTCTTCTacagcagcgtcgtcctCATCGCTGGCACTGTTGTCGTCTCCTACATCACCGTTCGCTTTTTCCGCTCCGACGGATTTGAGGGGTCACTGGTCGAGGAGTACGAGGACGCGGACATGTCCACATACGGTACGATTCTGGAAATGGAGTCCTCCGAGTGGCGCCTACTTCACCAGAGGCACACGTTTATCGACTGTCCGCCTCGCATCAACGTTGCCCGCCTTCACGCTTGA
- a CDS encoding putative mitochondrial phosphate transporter, translated as MRSAIAAQPKGWDARYVNPDHPHDTSYYMKCIGGGILACGTTHTAVCPLDVVKCNMQVSPERFKSLVQGLQMVIHQEGYGSKGLMKGWASILFGYSIQGAFKFGLYEYFKDLYANMAGQENAKKYEGIIWLAGSASAEFFADMGLCPFEMTKVKVQTSPKGTFPTGMLAAMASMRADPSSGFPYKSLVPLWGRQIPYTMAKFFFFEKVVRMFYQYVFTKPKEQYNKATQLSITFASGYIAGVICAIVSHPADTLVSARGKASNAGKSYGQIAKEMGYINVCSKGLGTRILMIGTLTGLQWWIYDTYKTALGMGTSGH; from the coding sequence ATGCGCTCTGCCATCGCAGCGCAGCCAAAAGGGTGGGACGCGCGCTACGTGAACCCCGATCACCCGCATGACACCTCTTACTATATGAAgtgcatcggcggcggcatcctcGCCTGCGGTACTACCCACACCGCCGTCTGCCCTCTCGATGTCGTAAAGTGTAACATGCAGGTGAGCCCCGAGAGGTTCAAGTCTCTCGTCCAGGGGCTGCAGATGGTCATTCACCAGGAGGGCTACGGTTCGAAGGGCCTGATGAAGGGATGGGCATCCATTCTATTTGGATACTCAATTCAGGGTGCCTTCAAGTTCGGTCTCTATGAGTACTTCAAGGACCTCTACGCGAACATGGCGGGCCAGGAGAACGCGAAGAAGTACGAGGGCATCATCTGGCTTGCCGGCTCCGCATCTGCGGAGTTCTTTGCTGATATGGGTCTGTGCCCGTTCGAGATGACTAAGGTGAAGGTGCAGACGTCGCCGAAAGGAACCTTCCCAACGGGCATGCTCGCTGCCATGGCCTCCATGCGCGCCGACCCCTCCTCCGGCTTCCCTTACAAGTCACTGGTGCCGCTGTGGGGCCGCCAGATCCCGTACACGATGGCGAAGTTCTTCTTCTTTGAGAAGGTTGTGCGCATGTTCTACCAGTACGTCTTCACGAAACCGAAGGAGCAGTACAACAAGGCCACGCAGCTCTCCATCACCTTCGCCTCTGGGTATATCGCTGGCGTTATCTGCGCCATTGTTTCGCACCCCGCGGACACCCTCGTCTCTGCTCGCGGTAAGGCGAGCAACGCTGGCAAGTCGTATGGCCAGATCGCGAAGGAGATGGGCTACATAAATGTGTGCAGCAAGGGTCTCGGAACTCGTATCCTGATGATCGGCACGCTGACGGGTCTGCAGTGGTGGATCTACGACACCTACAAGACCGCCCTCGGCATGGGCACGAGCGGCCACTAA
- a CDS encoding putative mitochondrial phosphate transporter gives MAASNKAWDARYVNPDHPHDTSYYMKCIGGGILACGTTHTAVCPLDVVKCNMQVSPERFKSLGQGISLIMKEEGIGANGLMKGWLPTLCGYSAQGAFKFGLYEYFKDLYANMAGQENAKKYEGIIWLAGSASAEFFADMGLCPFEMTKVKVQTSPKGTFPTGMLAAMASMRADPSSGFPYKSLVPLWGRQIPYTMAKFFFFEKVVRMFYQYVFTKPKEQYNKATQLSITFASGYIAGVICAIVSHPADTLVSARGKASNAGKSYGQIAKEMGYINVCSKGLGTRILMIGTLTGLQWWIYDTYKTALGMGTSGGNAKK, from the coding sequence ATGGCCGCTTCAAACAAGGCTTGGGACGCGCGCTACGTGAACCCCGATCACCCGCATGACACCTCTTACTATATGAAgtgcatcggcggcggcatcctcGCCTGCGGTACTACCCACACCGCCGTCTGCCCTCTCGATGTCGTAAAGTGTAACATGCAGGTGAGCCCCGAGAGGTTCAAGTCTCTCGGCCAGGGCATTAGCCTGATcatgaaggaggagggcatcGGTGCCAACGGCCTGATGAAAGGCTGGCTGCCGACCCTCTGCGGCTACTCTGCCCAGGGTGCCTTCAAGTTCGGTCTCTATGAGTACTTCAAGGACCTCTACGCGAACATGGCGGGCCAGGAGAACGCGAAGAAGTACGAGGGCATCATCTGGCTTGCCGGCTCCGCATCTGCGGAGTTCTTTGCTGATATGGGTCTGTGCCCGTTCGAGATGACTAAGGTGAAGGTGCAGACGTCGCCGAAAGGAACCTTCCCAACGGGCATGCTCGCTGCCATGGCCTCCATGCGCGCCGACCCCTCCTCCGGCTTCCCTTACAAGTCACTGGTGCCGCTGTGGGGCCGCCAGATCCCGTACACGATGGCGAAGTTCTTCTTCTTTGAGAAGGTTGTGCGCATGTTCTACCAGTACGTCTTCACGAAACCGAAGGAGCAGTACAACAAGGCCACGCAGCTCTCCATCACCTTCGCCTCTGGGTATATCGCTGGCGTTATCTGCGCCATTGTTTCGCACCCCGCGGACACCCTCGTCTCTGCTCGCGGTAAGGCGAGCAACGCTGGCAAGTCGTATGGCCAGATCGCGAAGGAGATGGGCTACATAAATGTGTGCAGCAAGGGTCTCGGAACTCGTATCCTGATGATCGGCACGCTGACGGGTCTGCAGTGGTGGATCTACGACACCTACAAGACCGCCCTCGGCATGGGCACGAGCGGTGGCAACGCCAAGAAATGA